TTGAGCTTCATGCGGCGCATCAACTGGCTATAGTCGCGGCTACCCAGCAGATCGATGTAGTCGCTGACCAGGCGCTGGGCCTCGGCGAGCCATGGCGTCTTGGCAGGCAACTGGCGCAGTTGCAGCAGCAGGCACTCGCTGAGCGTGCGGGCGCCGATGCCGGCGGGCTCGAATTGCTGGATGCGGTGCAGGACGGCTTCGATTTCGTCCAGCTCGATGTCCAGTTCCGGGTCGAAGGCTTCGAGGATCTCGTCGAGGGTTTCGTCCAGGTAACCCTGGTTATTGATGCAATCGATGAGCGTAACTGCGATCAGGCGATCAGTGTCCGACATCGGCGCCAGGTTGAGTTGCCACAGCAAGTGGCTCTGCAGGCTCTCGCCAGCCGAGGTGCGGGTGGTGAAGTCCCACTCGTCATCATCATTGCTCGGCAGGCTGCTGGCGCTGGTCTGGTACACGTCTTCCCATGCGGTATCCACGGGAAGCTCGTTGGGAATGCGTTCGTTCCATTCGCCTTCTTCCAGGTTGTCCACCGTAGGGGCGGTTTCCTGGTAGGAGGGTTCCTGCACGTCGGGATTGGGTTTTTGCTCGATGTTGTCGGCCAGTGGGTCGGCATTGTCGAAGTCGTCGCCTTCTTCCTGGCGTTCGAGCATCGGATTGGACTCCAGGGCCTCCTGGATTTCCTGCTGCAGGTCCAGGGTCGACAATTGGAGCAGGCGGATGGCCTGTTGCAGCTGCGGTGTCATCGTCAGCTGCTGGCCCATTCTCAGGACTAGCGATGGTTTCATGGCAGGGGCTTAACACCTTATTCGCCGGCGCAATGCGCCATCCACGACAGGGCGCGTGAGCGCCAACATAAGCAAATTATATGCCTGATATCAGGGCCTTTGCCTAGAGCGCGGTAACAATAAAAAACCAAGGTTTCTATTGACTCCTGCGCGCTCCGGCGAAAGGCGCGATACCACTCCGTCTACAGGCGGAACTCGTGACCCAGGTAAACTTCCTTGACCAGTTCATTGGCCAGGATGGTCTCGGCGTCGCCTTCAGCAATCAACTGACCATCGTTGACGATATAGGCGGTTTCACAGATATCCAGCGTCTCACGGACGTTGTGGTCGGTGATCAGCACGCCAATACCCTTGGCCTTGAGGTGGTGAATGATCTGCTTGATATCGCCGACCGAAATCGGGTCAACGCCGGCAAACGGCTCATCCAGCAGGATGAACTTCGGTGCGGTGGCCAGGGCGCGGGCGATTTCCACGCGGCGGCGCTCACCACCGGACAGGCTCATGCCGAGGTTGTCGCGAATATGGTTGATGTGGAACTCCTGCAACAGGCTTTCCAGCTCTTTGCGGCGGCCGTCGCGGTCGAGTTCCTTGCGGGTCTCGAGGATCGCCATGATGTTGTCGGCTACCGACAGTTTACGGAAGATCGACGCTTCCTGGGGAAGATAGCCGATACCGGCGCGTGCACGACCGTGCATGGGCTGGTGGCTGACGTCCAGGTCGTCGATCAATACGCGACCCTGATCCGCCTGGACCAGCCCGACGATCATATAGAAGCAGGTGGTCTTGCCGGCACCGTTGGGGCCGAGCAAACCGACGATCTGGCCGCTGTCGATCGACAGGCTGACATCACGTACCACCTGGCGGCTTTTATAGGCCTTGGCCAGATGCTGGGCTTTCAGGGTTGCCATTACTCGGCCTTCTTCTTCGGCTGGATAACCATGTCGATACGTGGACGAGGTGCGGTGACCTTGTTGCCATTGGCGCGACCGGCCTGAGCGACCTGGGTCTTGGTGTTGTAGACGATTTTCTCGCCTTCAGTCGAATTGCCGTCGGCGCTGAGCACTTTGGCCTGGTCGATCAGGACGATGCGATTCTGCAGGGCATGATACTGAATGGTCTTGCCATAGCCCTTCATCGGGCCTGGATCTTCTGCCTTTTGCTTCTGTTCGAAGTAAGCCAGGTTGCCCACTGAGGTCACGACATCGATATCGCCGGCCTGGGTACGCGTCAAGGTCACCGTATTGCCGGTGATCTTCATCGAACCCTGGGTGATGATGACGCCGCCGGTGTAGGTGGCAACACCTTGCTTGTCATCGAGCTGCGCATCGTCAGCCGAGATGTGGATCGGTTGCTGGCTATCGTTCGGCAGAGCCCAGGCGCTCACGCTTCCCAGTGCTGCGCCCAGACCGAGCAAAATAGGGAGGGTTTTAACGAGCCTCATACTGTCCTCTTACGTTCGATAGCAGGTGTATCCTGCTTTCTTTCAAATACGCTTTCATTCCCTTGCCAGTCGATACACCGCCAGCGCCGTCGATTCTAACGTCTTGCTCGGTCTGCGCATATTGCTTCTGTGGGAATACCGTCATGCGACTGCTGGTAATGATGGTGTCGCGGTTCTGCGCGTCTGTACGTGCGACGCGGACCGAGTCGATCAGTTCAACTTCGGTGCCGTCCGGGTTGACCTCGCCACGTTTGCTGGTGACATGCCACGGGAATTCGGTGCCGCGATACAGGTTCAGGTCCGGATTGGTCAGCAGGCTGACTTCAGAGGATTTCAAGTGCTCGACCTTGTCCGACGTCATTTCATACTGCACCTTGCCGTCTGGCAGGAACTGAATGCTGTAGGCGTTGGTGGCGTAATAGTCGATAACACCTTCGTCAACCTGCGCAACAGGCTTGTCGAGAAAGCGCTCCGGGCTGATATTCCAGTAGCCCACCGCCAGGAACAGCGCGGCAATGACCCCGAATAGCAGGAAGTTGCGAATCTTTTTGCTCAGCATATAACGCTCTATAGGTAGGCGGCGTGGGCCGCTTCAAGGCTGCCCTGGGCACGCAGGATCAACTCGCAGAACTCGCGGGCAGCACCTTCGCCGCCACGGGCGGTGGTGATGCCATGGGCGTGTTCGCGCACAAACGCCGCGGCATTCGCGACCGCCATGCCCAGGCCCACCCGGCGAATCACCGGCAGGTCGGGCAGGTCGTCACCCAGATAGGCGACTTGTTCATAGCTTAGGTTGAGTTGGCCAAGAAGCTCGTCCAGCACCACCAGTTTATCCTCGCGGCCCTGATACAGGTGAGCAATTCCGAGGTTTTGTGCGCGGCGTTCCACAACCGGCGTCTTTCGACCACTGATAATCGCCGTTTGCACGCCCGCTGCCATCAGCATCTTGATGCCCTGGCCATCGAGCGTATTGAATGTCTTGAATTCGCTGCCGTCTTCGAGAAAGTACAGGCGGCCGTCGGTCAGCACGCCGTCAACGTCGAAAATCGCCAGCTTGATGTTTTTACCGCGTTGCAACAGATCGCTGGTCATTTACATCACTCCTGCGCGCAGCAAGTCGCCAAGGTTAAGGGCTCCGATCGGTCGATCATCGTTATCGACGACGATCAGCGCGCCGATCCGGTGGTCTTCCATGATTTTCAGCGCTTCAGCCGCGAGCATTTCAGCGCGGGCGGTCTTGCCGTGGGGTGTCATCACCGCGTCGATGGTGGCGGTGTGAATATCAATGGTGCGGTCCAGGGTGCGGCGCAGATCACCGTCGGTGAATATCCCGGCAAGGCGTCCGTCGGCCTCCAGGATTGCCGTCATGCCCAGGCCCTTGCGGGTCATTTCCATCAGCGCATCCCTGAGCAGGGTACCGCGTGGAACGCTTGGCAGTTCGGCGCCCGAATGCATGACATTTTCAACTTTCAGCAGCAGGCGACGGCCGAGGGCACCACCTGGATGGGAAAATGCGAAGTCTTCTGCGGTAAACCCGCGGGCCTCCAGCAGCGCCACCGCCAGGGCATCGCCCATGACCAGTGCAGCGGTGGTGGAGGAGGTCGGCGCCAGGTTCAACGGGCAGGCCTCATGGGCCACGTGCACGTTGAGGTTGACGTCGGCGGCCTTGGCCAGGGTCGATTCCGGGTTGCCCGTGAGGCTGATCATCTGGATACCCAGGCGCTTGATCAACGGCAACAGGGTCACGATTTCGTTGGTGGTGCCGGAATTGGACAGCGCCAGAATCACGTCATCCTTGGTGATCATGCCCATGTCGCCGTGGCTGGCTTCGGCCGGATGCACGAAAAAAGCGGTGGTCCCAGTGCTTGCCAGGGTGGCGGCGATCTTGTTGCCGATGTGGCCGGATTTACCCATGCCGACCACGACAACGCGGCCCTTGCTGGCCAGGATCATCTCGCAGGCGCGCACGAAATCCGCGTTGATATGGGCCAGCAAGCCTTCTACGGCTTCAAGCTCTAGGCGGATGGTGCGTTGTGCGGATTGAACAAGTTCGCTGGATTGGCTCATGTCTGAAATCGTATAGCCTGACGAAAAGGCGGCGATTATAGCGGTAATGATCAATTCCCTCACGTAAGTTCGTCAGGCTTTGTGCGCGAAGTTCCAGCCAATCACCTTCGGTAACGGTTATTCCCTGTCCTAAATCTGAACGAGCGCTGTTCCGGCCTTGGGGGCGCCGCACCAGCGGTGATATAGTTCGCCGCCAGTTCGGTCCGCCCAACCCATGTGCCTAATTATTGCGCATCCGTTGCAAACCAAAGTCGCACACATGGTGTCTGAGTGAAAGGCTGCATCCCAAGGAGATTAGATGAGTGCCGATAACGCCTACGCGGTCGAGCTGAAGGGCCTTACCTTCAAGCGCGGTTCGCGCAGCATCTTCAATAACGTCGATATTCGCATTCCTCGCGGCAAGGTCACGGGCATCATGGGGCCTTCCGGTTGCGGCAAGACCACCCTGTTACGCCTGATGGGCATGCAATTGCGCCCCAGTGCCGGCGAAGTGTGGGTCAACGGCCAGAACCTGCCGACGCTGTCGCGCAGCGATCTGTTCGATGCGCGCAAGCATATGGGCGTGCTGTTCCAGAGCGGCGCGCTGTTTACCGACCTCGATGTTTTCGAAAACGTAGCCTTCCCGCTGCGGGTGCATACCCAGCTGTCCGATGAAATGATTCGTGACATTGTGTTGCTGAAGCTGCAGGCCGTTGGCCTTCGCGGTGCCATCGACCTGATGCCGGACGAATTGTCCGGCGGTATGAAGCGCCGTGTCGCCCTGGCGCGGGCCATTGCCCTCGACCCGCAGATCCTTATGTACGACGAGCCATTCGTGGGGCAGGACCCGATCGCCATGGGTGTACTGGTGCGTCTGATCCGCCTGCTCAATGATGCATTGGGTATCACCAGCATTGTGGTCTCCCACGATCTGGCCGAAACCGCGAGCATCGCCGACTACCTGTATGTAGTGGGTGATGGCCAGGTGCTGGGGCAGGGTACGCCTGAAGAGCTGATGAACGCCGATAACCCGCGTATCCGCCAATTCATGACCGGCGATCCCGATGGCCCGGTGCCTTTTCACTTTCCGGCAGCGGACTACCGCTCAGATCTTCTGGGGAAGCGCTGATGCGCAAGACATCTCTTATCGAAAAGGTTCGCCTTTTCGGTCGCTCGGGCATCGACATCATCGAAGTCCTGGGGCGTTCGACCATTTTCCTGTTCCACGCCTTGCTGGGCCGCGGCGGCATCGGTGGGGGCTTCGGCCTGCTGCTCAAGCAGCTGCACGCAGTGGGTGTGATGTCTCTGGTGATCATTGTGGTCTCCGGGGTGTTCATCGGCATGGTGCTGGCGCTGCAGGGCTTCAACATCCTGTCCAGCTACGGTTCCGAGCAGGCGGTAGGCCAGATGGTGGCCTTGACCCTGCTGCGTGAGCTCGGCCCGGTGGTTACTGCCTTGCTGTTCGCGGGGCGTGCAGGTTCGGCGCTGACCGCCGAAATCGGCAACATGAAGTCCACCGAGCAGCTGTCCAGCCTGGAAATGATCGGTGTGGACCCGCTCAAGTACATTGTTGCCCCGCGCCTGTGGGCCGGCTTCATTTCCCTGCCATTGCTGGCGATGATTTTCAGCGTGGTGGGTATCTGGGGCGGTTCGTGGGTGGCGGTTGACTGGTTGGGCGTCTATGACGGTTCCTACTGGGCCAACATGCAAAACAGCGTGACCTTCACCGGTGACGTGCTCAACGGCATCATAAAGAGCATTGTCTTTGCCTTTGTAGTGACGTGGATTGCCGTATTCCAAGGCTATGACTGCGAGCCCACCTCAGAAGGGATCAGTCGTGCCACTACCAAGACCGTTGTGTACGCCTCGCTGGCGGTACTGGGCCTTGACTTCATTTTGACCGCCTTGATGTTTGGAGATTTCTGATGCAAAACCGCACTGTGGAGATCGGTGTCGGCCTTTTCTTGCTGGCTGGCATCCTGGCTTTACTGTTGTTGGCCCTGCGAGTCAGCGGCCTGTCGGCCAGCCCCACCGCCGATACCTATAAACTTTACGCGTATTTCGACAATATCGCCGGTTTGACGGTCAGAGCCAAAGTGACCATGGCCGGCGTTACCATCGGCAAGGTCACGGCAATCGATCTGGATCGCGACAGCTTCACCGGGCGAGTGACCATGCAGGTGGACAAGAAGGTAGATAACCTGCCGACTGACTCCACGGCATCTATCCTCACTGCGGGGCTGCTGGGCGAGAAATACATCGGTGTCAGCGTGGGCGGGGAAACAGCCTTGCTCAAGGATGGCTCTACAATCCACGACACACAGTCGTCGTTGGTACTTGAAGACCTGATCGGTAAATTCCTGCTCAATACGGTCAATAAAGACGCTAAATGAGGAATCTGTTCATGATCTCTACCTTGCGACGTGGCCTGCTGGTGCTGCTGGCGGCGCTGCCGCTGATGGCTAACGCGGCAGGTTCTGCTCACGACCTGGTGCAGGACACGACCAACAAAATGTTGGCTGACCTGACTGCCAACAAAGAAAAGTACAAGCAAGACCCGAGTCAGTTTTATAACGCGCTCAATACCATTGTCGGCCCGGTAGTCGATGCCGAGGGCATTTCGCGCAGCATCATGACGGTCAAGTATTCGCGCAAGGCAACACCTGCGCAGATGCAGACGTTCCAGGAAAACTTCAAGCGTGGTCTGTTCCAGTTTTACGGCAACGCTCTGCTGGAATACAACAACCAGGGCATCGTCGTTGACCCTGCCAGGGAGGAGTCGGGCGACCGTGCCGAGGTCGGGATGAAAGTCTCGGGCAGCAATGGCGCGATCTATCCGGTGTCCTACACCCTGACGAAAATCAACGGTGAATGGAAGCTGCGCAACGTGGTCATCAACGGCATCAACATCGGCAAGCTGTTCCGTGACCAGTTCGCCGATGCGATGCAGCGCAATGGCAATAACCTGGACAAGACCATCAATGGTTGGGCCGGTGAAGTGGCCAAGGCCAAGGAAGAAACCGACAAAGCTGCCGGGAAGCCTGCGCAATGACCGAGGCGGCTGTTCGTATCGGCGACGCCGGCGAGCTGTTGCTCAGCGGCGTGCTCGATTACCGTACCGGGCCTGACCTGCGCAAGCAGGGCCAGGCACTGATCAAGGCCAGCAATGCGCCTGCGCTGGTGGTTGACTGTTCGGCGGTGACCAAGTCCAGCAGCGTCGGTCTGTCGTTGCTGCTGTGCTTCATGCGCGATGCCGAAGCGGCAAAAAAGCCGCTCAGTATCCGTGCCTTGCCTGAAGACATGCGCGAGATTGCCGAAGTTTCCGGCCTGACCGAGCTGTTGGCACACCCTTAATACACATTTATCAGAAAAGCCCCCCGTCAGAGTCCTGCTATGCGGGGTTCGCAGGCGCGGGGCTTTTTTGTATGATGTGCGACCCGTGCGCACTGGGCGCCGATAGAGGTTGAGCATGCAGGCCCTAGAAGTTAAGAGCTTCCTTGAAGGAAAGCTGCCGGAAACGACTGTTGAAGTTGAAGGCGAAGGCTGCAATTTCCAGCTGAACGTGATTAGCGATGAACTGGCGGCATTGAGCCCGGTCAAGCGTCAGCAGCAGATCTATGCCCATTTGAACCCATGGATCACCGATGGCAGCATCCATGCGGTCACTATGAAATTTTTCAGCCGCGCGGCCTGGGCCGAGCGCACCTGAGCCCCCAAGGCGTCGAGATTCTTATGGATAAATTGATTATTACCGGTGGTGCCCGCCTTGATGGCGAGATCCGCATTTCTGGTGCGAAAAACTCCGCCTTGCCGATCCTGGCAGCGACCCTGCTGTGCGATGGCCCGGTGACTGTAGCCAACCTGCCGCACCTGCACGACATTACCACCATGATCGAGCTGTTCGGCCGCATGGGCATTGAGCCGGTGATCGACGAGAAGCTGGCCGTCGAAATCGACCCGCGCACCATCAAGACCCTGATCGCCCCGTACGAACTGGTGAAAACCATGCGTGCGTCGATCCTGGTGCTGGGCCCGATGGTTGCTCGTTTCGGCGAAGCCGAAGTGGCCTTGCCTGGCGGTTGTGCCATTGGTTCGCGTCCGGTCGACCTGCACATCCGTGGCCTTGAGGCCATGGGCGCAGTCATCGACGTCGAAGGCGGCTACATCAAGGCCAAGGCGCCGGAAGGCGGCCTGCGTGGCGCGAACTTCTTCTTTGATACCGTCAGTGTGACCGGTACCGAAAACATCATGATGGCCGCTGCCCTGGCCAAAGGCCGCAGCGTGCTGCAAAACGCCGCGCGTGAGCCGGAAGTGGTCGACCTGGCCAACTTCCTCAACGCCATGGGCGCCAAAGTTTCCGGTGCTGGCACCGACACCATCACCATTGATGGTGTAGAGCGTCTGCACACCGCCACCTACAAAGTCATGCCTGACCGCATCGAGACCGGTACCTACCTGGTTGCCGCTGCCGTGACCGGTGGCCGCGTGAAGGTCAAGGACACCGATCCGACCATCCTTGAAGCCGTCTTGGAAAAACTCAAGGAAGCCGGCGCAGAGATCACCACCGGCGAAGACTGGATCGAGCTGAACATGCACGGCAAGCGGCCAAAAGCCGTCAACGTGCGTACCGCTCCATACCCGGCGTTCCCGACCGACATGCAAGCGCAGTTCATCTCCCTGAACGCGATTGCCGAAGGCACTGGTGCCGTGATCGAGACCATCTTCGAAAACCGCTTCATGCACGTGTACGAACTGCACCGCATGGGCGCCAAGATCCAGGTCGAAGGCAATACCGCCATCGTCACCGGCATCGACAAGCTCAAGGGCGCGCCAGTAATGGCTACCGACCTGCGTGCTTCCGCCAGCCTGGTAATCTCGGCACTGTGCGCCGAAGGCGACACCCTGATCGACCGCATCTACCACATAGACCGTGGCTACGAGTGCATCGAAGAAAAACTGCAGATGCTCGGCGCTAAAATCCGCCGCGTACCGGGCTAACCCCCGCTGCCCTGTAGGGGTGAGCAAGCTCGCTCCTACACACTGGTTTGTTTCAAATCGAGGCTGTCATGGCCTCGATCTGTGTCTGGCACTGTTTGTGACCGGACAGCAATAGCCTGATGAAGGACTGACGTTCCCATGTTGACCATCGCACTGTCCAAGGGCCGCATCCTTGACGACACGTTGCCGCTTCTGGCTGAAGCG
This genomic stretch from Pseudomonas synxantha BG33R harbors:
- the lptB gene encoding LPS export ABC transporter ATP-binding protein, producing the protein MATLKAQHLAKAYKSRQVVRDVSLSIDSGQIVGLLGPNGAGKTTCFYMIVGLVQADQGRVLIDDLDVSHQPMHGRARAGIGYLPQEASIFRKLSVADNIMAILETRKELDRDGRRKELESLLQEFHINHIRDNLGMSLSGGERRRVEIARALATAPKFILLDEPFAGVDPISVGDIKQIIHHLKAKGIGVLITDHNVRETLDICETAYIVNDGQLIAEGDAETILANELVKEVYLGHEFRL
- the mlaD gene encoding outer membrane lipid asymmetry maintenance protein MlaD is translated as MQNRTVEIGVGLFLLAGILALLLLALRVSGLSASPTADTYKLYAYFDNIAGLTVRAKVTMAGVTIGKVTAIDLDRDSFTGRVTMQVDKKVDNLPTDSTASILTAGLLGEKYIGVSVGGETALLKDGSTIHDTQSSLVLEDLIGKFLLNTVNKDAK
- the murA gene encoding UDP-N-acetylglucosamine 1-carboxyvinyltransferase — translated: MDKLIITGGARLDGEIRISGAKNSALPILAATLLCDGPVTVANLPHLHDITTMIELFGRMGIEPVIDEKLAVEIDPRTIKTLIAPYELVKTMRASILVLGPMVARFGEAEVALPGGCAIGSRPVDLHIRGLEAMGAVIDVEGGYIKAKAPEGGLRGANFFFDTVSVTGTENIMMAAALAKGRSVLQNAAREPEVVDLANFLNAMGAKVSGAGTDTITIDGVERLHTATYKVMPDRIETGTYLVAAAVTGGRVKVKDTDPTILEAVLEKLKEAGAEITTGEDWIELNMHGKRPKAVNVRTAPYPAFPTDMQAQFISLNAIAEGTGAVIETIFENRFMHVYELHRMGAKIQVEGNTAIVTGIDKLKGAPVMATDLRASASLVISALCAEGDTLIDRIYHIDRGYECIEEKLQMLGAKIRRVPG
- a CDS encoding RNA polymerase factor sigma-54, which produces MKPSLVLRMGQQLTMTPQLQQAIRLLQLSTLDLQQEIQEALESNPMLERQEEGDDFDNADPLADNIEQKPNPDVQEPSYQETAPTVDNLEEGEWNERIPNELPVDTAWEDVYQTSASSLPSNDDDEWDFTTRTSAGESLQSHLLWQLNLAPMSDTDRLIAVTLIDCINNQGYLDETLDEILEAFDPELDIELDEIEAVLHRIQQFEPAGIGARTLSECLLLQLRQLPAKTPWLAEAQRLVSDYIDLLGSRDYSQLMRRMKLKEDDLRQVIELVQSLNPRPGSQIESSEAEYVVPDVIVRKDNERWLVELNQESVPRLRVNPQYAGFVRRADTSADNTFMRNQLQEARWFIKSLQSRNETLMKVATQIVEHQRGFLEYGDEAMKPLVLHDIAEAVGMHESTISRVTTQKFMHTPRGIYELKYFFSSHVSTSEGGECSSTAIRAIIKKLVAAENQKKPLSDSKIAGLLEAQGIQVARRTVAKYRESLGIAPSSERKRLM
- a CDS encoding BolA family protein; translation: MQALEVKSFLEGKLPETTVEVEGEGCNFQLNVISDELAALSPVKRQQQIYAHLNPWITDGSIHAVTMKFFSRAAWAERT
- the mlaE gene encoding lipid asymmetry maintenance ABC transporter permease subunit MlaE — its product is MRKTSLIEKVRLFGRSGIDIIEVLGRSTIFLFHALLGRGGIGGGFGLLLKQLHAVGVMSLVIIVVSGVFIGMVLALQGFNILSSYGSEQAVGQMVALTLLRELGPVVTALLFAGRAGSALTAEIGNMKSTEQLSSLEMIGVDPLKYIVAPRLWAGFISLPLLAMIFSVVGIWGGSWVAVDWLGVYDGSYWANMQNSVTFTGDVLNGIIKSIVFAFVVTWIAVFQGYDCEPTSEGISRATTKTVVYASLAVLGLDFILTALMFGDF
- a CDS encoding KpsF/GutQ family sugar-phosphate isomerase, which produces MSQSSELVQSAQRTIRLELEAVEGLLAHINADFVRACEMILASKGRVVVVGMGKSGHIGNKIAATLASTGTTAFFVHPAEASHGDMGMITKDDVILALSNSGTTNEIVTLLPLIKRLGIQMISLTGNPESTLAKAADVNLNVHVAHEACPLNLAPTSSTTAALVMGDALAVALLEARGFTAEDFAFSHPGGALGRRLLLKVENVMHSGAELPSVPRGTLLRDALMEMTRKGLGMTAILEADGRLAGIFTDGDLRRTLDRTIDIHTATIDAVMTPHGKTARAEMLAAEALKIMEDHRIGALIVVDNDDRPIGALNLGDLLRAGVM
- the lptA gene encoding lipopolysaccharide transport periplasmic protein LptA, encoding MRLVKTLPILLGLGAALGSVSAWALPNDSQQPIHISADDAQLDDKQGVATYTGGVIITQGSMKITGNTVTLTRTQAGDIDVVTSVGNLAYFEQKQKAEDPGPMKGYGKTIQYHALQNRIVLIDQAKVLSADGNSTEGEKIVYNTKTQVAQAGRANGNKVTAPRPRIDMVIQPKKKAE
- a CDS encoding STAS domain-containing protein — translated: MTEAAVRIGDAGELLLSGVLDYRTGPDLRKQGQALIKASNAPALVVDCSAVTKSSSVGLSLLLCFMRDAEAAKKPLSIRALPEDMREIAEVSGLTELLAHP
- a CDS encoding MlaC/ttg2D family ABC transporter substrate-binding protein; translation: MISTLRRGLLVLLAALPLMANAAGSAHDLVQDTTNKMLADLTANKEKYKQDPSQFYNALNTIVGPVVDAEGISRSIMTVKYSRKATPAQMQTFQENFKRGLFQFYGNALLEYNNQGIVVDPAREESGDRAEVGMKVSGSNGAIYPVSYTLTKINGEWKLRNVVINGINIGKLFRDQFADAMQRNGNNLDKTINGWAGEVAKAKEETDKAAGKPAQ
- a CDS encoding KdsC family phosphatase; translated protein: MTSDLLQRGKNIKLAIFDVDGVLTDGRLYFLEDGSEFKTFNTLDGQGIKMLMAAGVQTAIISGRKTPVVERRAQNLGIAHLYQGREDKLVVLDELLGQLNLSYEQVAYLGDDLPDLPVIRRVGLGMAVANAAAFVREHAHGITTARGGEGAAREFCELILRAQGSLEAAHAAYL
- the lptC gene encoding LPS export ABC transporter periplasmic protein LptC, yielding MLSKKIRNFLLFGVIAALFLAVGYWNISPERFLDKPVAQVDEGVIDYYATNAYSIQFLPDGKVQYEMTSDKVEHLKSSEVSLLTNPDLNLYRGTEFPWHVTSKRGEVNPDGTEVELIDSVRVARTDAQNRDTIITSSRMTVFPQKQYAQTEQDVRIDGAGGVSTGKGMKAYLKESRIHLLSNVRGQYEAR
- a CDS encoding ATP-binding cassette domain-containing protein encodes the protein MSADNAYAVELKGLTFKRGSRSIFNNVDIRIPRGKVTGIMGPSGCGKTTLLRLMGMQLRPSAGEVWVNGQNLPTLSRSDLFDARKHMGVLFQSGALFTDLDVFENVAFPLRVHTQLSDEMIRDIVLLKLQAVGLRGAIDLMPDELSGGMKRRVALARAIALDPQILMYDEPFVGQDPIAMGVLVRLIRLLNDALGITSIVVSHDLAETASIADYLYVVGDGQVLGQGTPEELMNADNPRIRQFMTGDPDGPVPFHFPAADYRSDLLGKR